The window AAGATCCAATTatctaatttatcaaaattaaaaaaagtgattaatttagttgataacAGTAAATTTGtcttgaatttataatttttttaaaattattcttgttattaagtaattaagtcttataaataagaacgctgtaaaaaaaaaaaggtgttgaattcaattaataaatataaggcttaaatatgttggaGATCcctaaaatatattcaaattttgcaACTGATCCCtaaatatcttttgttttcttgttaggTCCTTAAAACTTCAAATTTAGTGGGAGATTCTTGTCAGTAGTCTTCGTCCAAGGACGTGTCCGTTAGTTGGATATGTCAACGATACATGTACGAAGTCACGTCAAAGGGTGGTACACATCATTTGATGATGTTATCCAAATGATATTTAAAAaggaattttttcttcttcttgaaaaaaaaaaagaacgaaCCTAATCTTCGTAACAAGAAAGGATATCAGAAACAATTGCATAAtgaaaattacattaataacTTGAGTGAAAAGAGCCTCTGCAATGCAAAAATGGAATCAAACCACCCATCAAAATACTACTCGTAGCGACCGTCCATATTGGCCAACACAAGCAGTTAACAAAACAATAACAACTAGGTCTTCCTAAGTAGATTTCTTCGAGATGCCTAATACATCTGATCAAGTTTTATATATACCATGATATAAGATAATGGcaataaaaactttaatttatgataaaattttatacatgcCATGATATAAGACCACGGTATTGAAAACTCAAAAGTATCTTTCATTATAGAACCGTTCCATACTTGACTTCTACAACAAGTAGTACATTGTAGCAGATTGCATGTGACTCATTATTTTCCTATTAAAAAAAACCACATCCAAAAACATTACAGTAtcttataaaatttagaaaaacaaataaacataatAGACATTTGGAGTTTAGCGAGGTAAACCAAAGTTGAATGCAAAACATATTTAGAAAAGTTCCACTTCAACGTAACACCccttttaaaagtaaaagaaaaaaagaacaaggAAGACATCAAAGATCCTAAACCAAAACCTTCACATTGTTGTTCCAATTCCTTTAACCTAACACTAAATTTCTCTTCCCACTCCCACCTTTTTTCACAAACTCCCCAATCTCCCTCTCCCAAATGAATTACCTTCAACTTCAAACTCAATGTTGAACCTAAAATCGAACCTCTTATTCCATTATGAACCATCTCAACGAAAGCCTTTAGAGCACTATTTGCATAAATGCCCATTAGCAAAGGGtttctcttgttttttcttGCAATAACTTCCACGATCCTACGAATATTTTCATTGGGCCGGGTTGGGTCGAGGTTGCAAAGGAAAATCGAAGGTGACTGGTGCTAAACCAGAGGTAAAGGCGGTTGGAGCAAGGCGAGTTTTATATCACAACTCTAAAACACTGCTTCAACGAAAACATGACTAACAATAGGGTCATCGAGGATCAACAAAATGAAATGCTTTAGTTCGAATTCCAAAATCGACAACGTTGTTGTTCATCATTGGTTTTGTTGGAACACGTGGAAGCTCTCCAAGTGTCACCACTGATTTGTCTAAGAGCTTTTTATTGCCGCTATGAGAGAGTTCGACACCAACGACAACAATGGACTTCAATAATGGGAGCTGGTCAAAACAATCCAAAATgacaacatatcaaaatttctttttttaaaatgtttttttttatattttagaattgATGATTATATGATGACATCATATTATATGTACCGTCCTTTAACATAACTTCACATGTGTATCATTAACGTGTCAAACCAACAAATACTTTATCACACTTTGGACAGGGACTAGCAGTAGAGATCTTTCCCAAAATTTTTGAAGTTTCAAGAACCCaacaagaagcaaaaaaaatttaggaaTCAGGCTCCAACGTATTTAAGCCTAGATATAATTTAAAtgtctccttttctttttcgcGCAGTCAATtaataatgaatatttaaaattatgtgtgtagtcaaaaatattttttccccaATAATTTAACCTAATTGATTTTCCTTTCAAAAATACCTTATTGATTTTGATAATCAAACGCTTacacatgattttcaatttaaataaaataaataaattgaaaagcaattcaccaaaaaaaaataagtgagcGATGCTGATGATGatgtaaaaataaaaccataacACACAATTATTTTAAAGGTTCATCAATGCACAAAACTACTGTAACGACAAAGATCTTGGGTATTATAGTTCTCACTAGTTCAAAGACTATGGATTAAAGACCTTTGCTTATCAATGCACATAATTATTTCTTGATGCTTGAGTTACTCTCTTACAATGGCTAAGAAATCCTATTGTGTGTGATGACGTTTCTGAAGACACTTAGATATCCcaaattcacacacacacaaaaaattataaacattaataagTTGTTAatgataaaagattaaaaaacactaaaaaaatagaaataaaaaataagtagtgCTATAATATGGTAATAGAGTAATCTTATGTTGACTCCACTATATAATCTTAACTCTTTACAGTATATAATGCAACTatcattgtaataaaaaaatataatttttaagtatttttttacagtatttctaatttttaagttaagaacttagtataatataatttttttttattcacgatacataaaatttaaactcaaaTTATTAAACGAAAAAAGTACGCATAAATCTGGGAATCTGAATAAAtctataacatttatattttatataagtaCATCAATAAGACGTATTACATCACTAAACACAGTTTTACATCATTAAGAGGATGTTTTACTCAGTTTTCAGGTCTTCCAATATTCCAAAGGTCAAAAATACCTTTTGTAGTCGATCAAGTTTTATTTTACGTGAGGTAACAACGTTCTATAGGTGTTTGTATCGACGTTTTCACTTATTCTATTTGTCTTACTCTATATATTATTTACGACTCATTCtattattaaagatattttgtagtatttaattttatatgctCATAACTCATCTTAAGCGTTcctctaaaaagaaaaactcatcTTAAGCGCGTTAagataataaagaataaatacatgtataaaaatttgctctgtcaaaaaaaaaaaaaaagagaaaatttgcGAGGACGCCAccataataaatattagttgaagcggctaaattaaaaataaaaataatataaataatgattACGAATGTGGCCAAAATAGTTAATGATTAGCTAGTTTCTAAAAAGCTTAGCCGGCCAGTTCGACTAGATCAAGTGATCAACAGtccaaataagttttttttagaagataTTCCAAATAAGTTAGGAAATTGTTAAAACATATAATCgaccattaattaattaaatttggtgctaaaaaaattgttcgaagtaacttatatatatatatatatatatattttaaagcaactttaataaaaatcctatattttagCACCGATGATCCAAAAGCTATTACAATCACCATTTAACAATCCTATTTAAAAGGAGTTGTTTTATTCttgtaacatattttaataatatttttcacttaATCACATTGCTTTCTTATCTTAAGAGAAAATTATGAAAGGTTCGAGCAAAAATAAAACTTCTCATTATGATACTAAGATGGGATCGAAATCGTAGGAAATACTCATCTAAGATTAGGTCTATAAATAGAAAGCTATGTTATCGttgaaataatcaaatttagACAGAGCTAAACATtttgaggagaaaaaaaaaaaaacaggatgGAGAGGAAATCACTTGTTGGACTGTGCTTCTTGCCTTCTTCTTTGTTGCTCTCTTAGCTTCTCGTACGTGGCTTTTTTACCCTTAAGTGGaaaatttttgtgattttttttatatgggacattttttaaattatttctaaaaaagagataaatggTAACATCTAATatgacttattatttttttaattaaaatcataaaatatttacaaatttaaatgcaattctttttatttacaatttcaaagtggttaattttttttaattttcagaaaatcgtaagattttttttaacttacaactttaaagtcgtaaattttatttattttttaatatttttttctttttatgactttcaagtttttttttacgtttaaagtttttaattttagaattttttatttacttgtattttcttttttgttttgttttcaatttttttaaaaaaattataaataattttatttatttaattattaaataaatattttattttcatgtgataGTTAATACGCTACATTAAAAAaagatacttattttatttcttcaaaaacgatacttatttttcttttctttcagaaaaataaccagtctaaatttttaaaaacctttgataaaaaaagtttGAGCCATCATTTTTCCtttagaaaagaataaaaactaaaaataaataaaagtaggtCGAGTACTACCTAAAAGTAtacaataatgataataaagGTTAATGTAACTTATTAACTAGcacatttaaattataaatattagtccatatgcaatatatatttatttagaaaacatataaataaatgcaCAATGTAATGagatgtaattaaaatatttatttaataattaaataaataaatatttataatttttttaaaaaattgaaaacaaaacaaaaaagaaaatacaagtacataaaaaattctaaaattaaaaattttaaaaataaaaaagaacaacttcaaagttgtaaaaagaaaaaaaaataaaaaaaacaaaacttacgactttgaaatcataattttttttaaaaaaaacttaacaactttgaagtcgtaaaaaaaaatcttaaaaaaagaaaaaacttaccCAATGATAAAAAAGCCCTCGTACATCTATATTTCAATAgaataatcatatataatttgtttttctattaatcctcttaaaaatttacaaataaaaaaacaaagtatattcaatagaatgaaaaaataatactttatgCACATCGTAAGTATACTAATTAATGAAAAGATGACATATAGAAACATTCaaaacttttcattttaatgTGATTGGATTTTCTTTAAGGCTATGTTGTCCAAAATAGTTAAACGtgtgttaataatttaatatagagCTGATTAGCCTTTTGATTCTAAGGAATTTGTAGAAGAAATGGTGGTGGAAGCTGGTAATTGTGAGAGACCAGGTACTTTGTTCCCAGAAGAATGCATTGAGCCAGTTGGGAGTCAACAGTGTGATTATCTATGTAGGATAGGGGAAGCTTTACTTGGTGGTACCTGCAACAATCATCAGATATGCTATTGTGCCAGTTGAGCTTCGACCATTCACCCATCACTATTGCCAGTTTATGTTAATTTCatgttataacatttttttttcctgtgggGAGAAGCAGGGTTGGGGGGAAATCATccctcaattttcaaattttcttaaattatgtGATCTCCttaaaatacaatataaaaaatatatgttgtaaTCGTTATAGTTGtgcattttttattcataagaaaTAGTAGTtatgtattaattttgttatatatgttatagttattttttctttagtaaaccatgtttttttttttcttttcttggtctCCCTAAATCAGAGTTTTGGCTCCACCCCAAGAGAAGAAATTGGTTAGTATGAATTTTGTGTATGTTATGCAAGCAAATAGCTGGCATGCTACTCTTAACTCTCAAGTCTTATGCCAGTTATGTGTGTATATATCGAGTCTTAGGGTTGATTAATTTTACCATCTCGCCTAAGTAATACATATTAGGAATTCGACACAATTTGGTGAAACTTTTTGTTAAGAGGGAACATGAgaaacaacataataaaaaaaataaatcaaataactaAGTTGGAATGCTTAATTGAATTGTTATGAAAGTTTGTGAGTGACTCAGTGTTGCACTTTCGGCCACCAATGGACCCAAACACCCTTAAGCATTGAACCTTTTGTCATCCACTCCAACGTTCAGCCTAAGGGGAAATTTgactaagaaattaaaaatttatcattggGCCAACATGTAAGAAATAGGTCGAAATATGGGATTTTCGTTGGAATCATGCATCCGTATGTCCTATAGGTCTACCGATAACctctattaattaagaaatgtaacaaaaaagaaCCTCTATTAAGATTATCACACTCATCAAATGCAAAGTGTGTGATCATTCTCTCATCGAAGACACAAGCACATTTATGCATGACAACAACAATATACATAattcaatataattaatattcttgCATGTTACACCATTCCACAGAGATTAATTCAACAACATATTAGTTAAGCCTTGCGACATCAAGATATGAAGACATAAAAAGTTGATCATTGCACGTCCTAATACCGCTACCACTTTCCCGTGACACTCCACAACCTCTTAATCATACTTAAAAACTTAATAGTTATGGTCTGCAATTATATAATTacagtttttaaatatttttgtgttggaagtattcattaattttattaataattagttttGGTTGAATGATTTGACTaatatgtgtttttttctttctttcaatagGTCCAAAGTAAGTGAtagattgataatttttttgttatgggggcaatactaatatatataaattagtggaggtataactaatattataactttttttttcaactattttaaattataaagataaattGTAACTGCACATACATGCTATATCAAGAAAGACAAAAATTAGTGGGGACAATTGCCCCCTTCCTCTTCTATGTAAATGTGTTCATGTTGATAGTTTAaacttaagattttatttaaaaaatctcaGTCTAATTTCACTCAAATGAActacttattaattaattaattaaaaattcataatactgtactttctattttttttcaaaaactttcatatgtgaaataaatataattattttgctcctatattttctattttgacTATTGGCTCATTTTAAGtccacaaatattttttcttttaatgggacttaaataattttattttggctaaaattaattattttaattgtgatCTTATTTTAACTTAggtaaaattacaaataaggattaaatatatttttagttattacaaTATAAAGATTTTACTTTTAgtcatcttttatttatttattttagatgaaTGTTATGATTTatgtgattatttatttatttaatttttagttcccATTGCTATTTAACATTGAAGTAGTATATGACTTGATATGTTTAGATCTGTATCATAATATCACTAAatataaaaggtttttttttttttttttacttttacaatttttgagaaacattttaaaaaaaactgagttaacatttttttttataaattaatacgaAAATTCTTGATATTTACATTGACTTAAAAACTCGTCAAAttcaatatattaatatgaatTAGTTCAAGTGAAATGCAGTTGAATCATATAAATCTGTAGTTCTAAtttaatctcaattttttttgtatatatttaaacaaaaactattaaaaaatatttattttgtgttatGACAGCTTGAGCATGACATTTGAGAGATTATTAAAAGCATTTTATTTtggtacataaaaaataaataaatgctttATGATTTATCACAAGGATATCTTTCGATTAAtagattatttttgttattattaattagtattaaaaaatatattatttttggtatttaataattagtattaaattgtaattttccgccatttttttgtgtattataattatcaatttcaTTCCTATTGTGCACATTAGAATCAATGAATCACCATGAAGCAAGCCCTAATTTCCTTCGTTTGGGGAAACATGCATCACTCAGGATAAAGAGAAGAGTTTGAAGCTCCGCTTGCAGCCATACTCGAATCAGGGcacataaattttcaatttgaggaacattttttttgtttagatcAAAAACAGAAGAGCTTGCTCaagtgaaggaaaaaaaaggttcTACTAGGAGAGAGGTTATTGCTTAACCTTATTCACTCCCTTATTCCTCAAATTTTGGTTTTCACTCTTCTTCTCCGTAGTACACTTCAAAGTTCTTACCTTCCCTATTGTGTAACTATCTTGACGCTAGTTTGAGTGAAAATATTAATCTGGGTATTTTGGTTGTTACTTGTTACATGTGTCAGCAGTTAATGTAGTTATCTTTCTGAGCTTTGTCGGCTCTTGTCATGGACCCCCGCAAAGAGAGAATAAAGAATGGGTGCCTGAAGATTTTGGAAGGAATAAATTCAATGTCTTTGGTAAATTTAGATGACCAGCAAGTCCATTCCTTAGTGATGATGAGAGAAATAGCACGTGGGGTTGTTGATGATCGAGATAGAAAGGTACTACTAAGAGAGACAAGTAGCCgctgatataatttttattttttacacaatTTTCGTATCATCATAAATTGGGTGCTATTTGCAGGTTACTAAAAGTGATGTGATCACTGCATTGCGCCACAGCATTGAGAAAATGGTTCAGTCTGGTTCCTTTGAAGGATTAATTCGTGGTGGATTATGTTTATCTCTTTCCCAACTGACTTGATGTTGTCTGCAGGTGTGTGCATCCAGGGATATCATTCAAATATTAAGTAGGATGTCCTTTGAAGGCTTGGATGACCAGAGCATGCATTTAGTCATGAGGATGAAAGAAATTGCAAATGGGGTTATTGATAAGCAACCTAGAGTTGCAATAACTAGGCCTGACTTACTTGCTGAACAAGTAAGGAGCTAATACTGCTTGCTGtcttattatgttttaatttgttttatttttgtttagatttaaGATTTCTCTTTAAGGTACATTGATCAGTCTCACAGGTTGGATTTGTGGATGAAGGGATGAGAGATAGTCCCGTGGTTGAGTCAACCAAGATCAGCAATGGGTATGTTCCGATTGGCGGGGCACAGAGCATGACTAATGAAGATGAGATGTTGGATGTGGAACATGTTTTAAGATTTGAAAATGGGATAGATGAAGTTCACGAGTCTTTGTTACCTTGTTTTCAGCAGTTTCTTCTGTGGCCACCTGATGATTGTGTCACCTTAGAGTGGGTTCAGGACATGATGGTCATCCTTGAGCAGGCTTCACAGAAGATGTTGCCATCTGAATTCTGTCATATCGTGCCGGCCATTTTGGTGGACAAATTGGCAGATGCTGCTTGCAGTATTTTATGTAAAGAACCAAACTGTGTGGAGATTAATTGTCAAGGAGAAGATTCAAAAGTAATTGTAGTAGGCGATGTACATGGGCAGTTTCATGATTTAATGTTTCTTTTCAAGCATGCAGGGGTTCCCTCTGAGAACcggatttatgtttttaatggaAATTATGTAGATAAGGGAGCTTGGGGAATTGAAGTATTTTTGTTCTTGCTGGCTTGGAAGGTAAGATGATGGCTGCAAAACTTAATAAATGTTGAGATCCTCCATGATTTTGTTGGTGTTTGTTACCTTGTTGGTGTATATTCACCAGGAGGAGAAAAAAATCACAGAAGACTACTGTTTAGAAACATTTGTATGACATGATAACTGTTATGGTGACCAAACAGAATACTTACGTGTATATGACACTGAATATTTATTAGTATGTAAAGTTTGCTATTGCATATTCAGGTCTTGATGCCTCATAGAGTATATCTACTTCGTGGGAATCATGAATCAAGATATTGCACTGCAAGATATGGTTTTAAGAAGGAGGTGTGGGCCAAATATGGTGATCAAGGTGAAGATGTCTACAATAAATTCCTAGCATGTTTTAAGGAGCTTCCAttagcttcagttattgccaaTTGTGTTTATACTACTCATGGAGGACTTTTCCGTAGTATACACGCAGCCCCTTCACAGAAACCGAAACGAAATAAAACACACAGGGTGGATCTCGGCTCTTTAGCTGAGTTATCTGAAGTTAAAAGATCTTTTGTAGATTGCCCTTATGAAGGTCCTAATATATTATTGAGTGATGTTCTCTGGTCAAGACCATCTAACAGGGATGGTCTGAGGGATAATACAGGTCAAAAGTTAGGTTTATTGTGGGGTCCTGATTGCACTGAGGCATTCTTAAAGCAGTACAATTTAAAGGTATTGACATTCAAATATATGGTTAGCATACTATAGCCATGATATTTTAACTTTTCAGTATCCTCTAGTCAAAGACTTTAATAAGTTGCCTTCCTATTGTTTTGGAGAATAAATCAGGTCTATTCCAGTATTTTATTGGGTTCCTCATTGTTTATCATGGTGGAGTGTCAGACTGGAGGTTGAGAGAAAAAGATAGCCAAAAAACACCCGTAGAGTGTTGCTAGCAGGAAGAAAATATGTAATTTGATTTTTGGCCTATAGTGGTTCCAGTTTGCCATTCCTATTATTTACAGGCTTCCAGTCTCCTCAGAAGTCTGCACTTCTATCTTCACAGGATTCACCTGTCTCTCTTGCTCATCTTGGTGTCTAGGGCATGatgatgccttttctttttgtaaggcaaacaaaaatgaatttattaaaagaaagtaTGCAATGACACACAAGCTGTGCTACCATCAACATACCTGAGAGAACTACATCCATGGGTTGAAGGCATTGGTCATAATTTCCATGTGCTCAGACCATGAAAATACACTTACCATAACTTACATCCAACATTTCACAAACCTAACATTCTATTTCACAAAAACATGATGATGCCTTTGATGCTGCTCCACGAGAACTTCTTTCATTTGCACTAGCGGGTTATCTCACTAGTTGCCTTACGACACCAGACATTTTAGGGAGGAACTTGAGCTTTTGCTGACCGAAAATCATTGATCTCTCCCCCCAACATGAAAAGCTTCAAACCTGGACTTATCTCTGACCATTGCCCTTTTTTGCTTATTTTGTTTAAGCATAGtctgcctttttttttaaaaaaaaaaaatctttttatattcGTAGGATCAGGAAATTTATTGTTAACTGAAATATAATCATGTTTTACCCCTTTACATTGGAATAATGCTCCTGCTTatattcttgatttttttcaCTCTAATTATCAAGAAAGCAATAAAATCCCATGCTTGAGTTTGTTATCAGATGCTTGAAACTATTATCACAAATTGTCATCAATAATGCCTGTCATTGTACAAGATGGATTGCATGTTTAGATGTGTATAAAAGAACATGTGtaagttaataaatattatttgactAATCACTAAATAGTATTCTTACTCTTAGTAAATATTATTCTTTCTGCATAGCTGATTATCAGATCACATGAAGGACCAGACGCAAGGGCTGGTAGAGATGATGATTTTGGGGACATGCTAAGTGGATACAGCATAGATCATGATGGAGAATCGGGAAGACTGTATACTCTTTTTAGTGCTCCAGACTATCCACAGGTTCAAATTTGCATACACatagtgtttttttattaatatttattcaatggtttttcatttattaCACCTGTACCATTTTCCTCGCAATGTCATAATTCTTTGCTTCACTGAATGATTTTTTGAAGCATCAAAGGAATACGCATAGCCATAGCCATATATGCTAGCATATATGTATAATTGGTAACAATGACAATTGAATTTGGACCCAATGGATACCCACAAAAAAATACCTATGATGGGGAGGGAACTTACCTGCTAAATGAGTCTGAGCCTTTCTCTGTTGTTAAATAGCTGCTATAGTTGGGTTATACTGCTATTCCGTTGTGGAATTCCTTGGATTTGCGATTGTGGCTCCGTTTGCTCTTGCAGTTGCTATATGTGTCGTGGTTGTGTCATGATATCGCAGTTTATATAGGATGTGGGACTGATTTTCCCACTCAGTCCAAGTGTCCCACTCACATAAAACCTGTTAAGTGTTAACTTTCTCTCTTCCAAAACCTCTAATCACTACTTCACGTAAGGATCAAGGAAGAGCTCCTCCACTCCTCTGTCAATGTTTGTTCACCTCCATCAACGACAAgatgaatatataaatcttaattatcaatttaaatttttgtgtgtgtgtatatatatatgatgtgtCCCATGTCCTATGTGTCGTGTCCAGTGCCTGTGCTTCATAGTTGCCAATTAAGATGGTTTCAACTTTCCCTGCAAGGAGCACCTAATATTTAGCCTTCAGAAATCTAGTATGTTGGAATGATTgttttcaaataacttatccttgaaatgatgaaaaattcatacataatctACATGTGGCATACATTTCTGATTTCACTTGTAACTCTGCACATGGGAATTGTTATACAGACATATTGATTTTTATCACTACAAAGAAGACAGTTATAACACTTATTGTGTTTGAACGGTAAAACGTAGTTATTAGAAAGAAGTGTAACTTTGAGATCTGCAGTATCTGAAATATTATATCTCCTTAAAGGTCTTTTTTTTGTATGTTGCAGTTTGGTAAAAGGAGATATAACAATAAGGGGGCATATGCAGTGTTGAAGTCGCCTGATTTTGCCAGCCCTTCGTTTCACTCATTCAAAGCAGCAGAAAGACCAATGGTAATGTTTTCTTATCTAATTAACATACAAAATCTGAATGACTTGTTTTCTGTTCTATTGTACGGAATCAAATGCAAGCTGGGGGTAACTTTCAGTTGGAAGAAAATTAGATTTGTATTGAATTTGGagagttgaaaaataaaatcaagtcaTCAATTTGTAAAATTGTGGGTATAAAGAGAATTTATATTTTGAGAATTGTCTCATGAAAGTTTCTTTGCTTAGAAGATATGCATTTAAATGTTGATTATACATCAATAAATTATTGAAGtgatttttatttgtcttttattaACCGTCTAACTTTTGTATTGTTTTCTTTCCAGGTGGATCCTTACTTTGATTTTGATGCCAATTATATGGAATCGAGTAAACTAGACTCTTCTCAAAGTGTATGTTAGCAAATAGCTCTTCCAAGAAGTGCTCCCCAGCTTTCCTTTTCATGTGATAACTATAGGATGAATGAGTATAATTGCATGTAAGAGCAATGGAAATTCTAATA of the Glycine max cultivar Williams 82 chromosome 13, Glycine_max_v4.0, whole genome shotgun sequence genome contains:
- the LOC100779241 gene encoding serine/threonine-protein phosphatase 7 isoform X1 — translated: MDPRKERIKNGCLKILEGINSMSLVNLDDQQVHSLVMMREIARGVVDDRDRKVTKSDVITALRHSIEKMVCASRDIIQILSRMSFEGLDDQSMHLVMRMKEIANGVIDKQPRVAITRPDLLAEQVGFVDEGMRDSPVVESTKISNGYVPIGGAQSMTNEDEMLDVEHVLRFENGIDEVHESLLPCFQQFLLWPPDDCVTLEWVQDMMVILEQASQKMLPSEFCHIVPAILVDKLADAACSILCKEPNCVEINCQGEDSKVIVVGDVHGQFHDLMFLFKHAGVPSENRIYVFNGNYVDKGAWGIEVFLFLLAWKVLMPHRVYLLRGNHESRYCTARYGFKKEVWAKYGDQGEDVYNKFLACFKELPLASVIANCVYTTHGGLFRSIHAAPSQKPKRNKTHRVDLGSLAELSEVKRSFVDCPYEGPNILLSDVLWSRPSNRDGLRDNTGQKLGLLWGPDCTEAFLKQYNLKLIIRSHEGPDARAGRDDDFGDMLSGYSIDHDGESGRLYTLFSAPDYPQFGKRRYNNKGAYAVLKSPDFASPSFHSFKAAERPMVDPYFDFDANYMESSKLDSSQSASTSTLSAPQRFYSDGMRPEFDFGALGIYNAPGWRVELPDGSGGTQAVEVPRAPLAEGLPLPPNIQEPHKAAYEYLFELVAGLKHMIVTRETENRAPVSALRSRTRKREGKGNS
- the LOC100779241 gene encoding serine/threonine-protein phosphatase 7 isoform X2; the protein is MRDSPVVESTKISNGYVPIGGAQSMTNEDEMLDVEHVLRFENGIDEVHESLLPCFQQFLLWPPDDCVTLEWVQDMMVILEQASQKMLPSEFCHIVPAILVDKLADAACSILCKEPNCVEINCQGEDSKVIVVGDVHGQFHDLMFLFKHAGVPSENRIYVFNGNYVDKGAWGIEVFLFLLAWKVLMPHRVYLLRGNHESRYCTARYGFKKEVWAKYGDQGEDVYNKFLACFKELPLASVIANCVYTTHGGLFRSIHAAPSQKPKRNKTHRVDLGSLAELSEVKRSFVDCPYEGPNILLSDVLWSRPSNRDGLRDNTGQKLGLLWGPDCTEAFLKQYNLKLIIRSHEGPDARAGRDDDFGDMLSGYSIDHDGESGRLYTLFSAPDYPQFGKRRYNNKGAYAVLKSPDFASPSFHSFKAAERPMVDPYFDFDANYMESSKLDSSQSASTSTLSAPQRFYSDGMRPEFDFGALGIYNAPGWRVELPDGSGGTQAVEVPRAPLAEGLPLPPNIQEPHKAAYEYLFELVAGLKHMIVTRETENRAPVSALRSRTRKREGKGNS